Genomic DNA from Triticum dicoccoides isolate Atlit2015 ecotype Zavitan chromosome 4B, WEW_v2.0, whole genome shotgun sequence:
TGGCTCAAGCTTCTTTGTAGAAAGGCTAACCCGGCCCCTTTCACGGTCGTGGCTTAGTATCATAACCTAATAACAAAGAAAGTCCTCCAGCCTTAGCTATAGAAACAGCAAATTGGCATAATTTACAAGTAAGATGACGGCATTACCTTGAGGGTATCTCCTGGTTGAAGAACTGTCGAGATATCTGCAACACGGTCATGACTAATTTGGCTGACATGCAGAAGTCCATTGATTCCGCCGATATCGATGAAGGCACCATAAGGTTTTAGGCTTTCAACAGTTCCCAAAACAACTGAACCAATACCAAGCTGGGCTTGGCTGTCGGCCATTGCCTTGCGATTACTGAGGACAAGCCTGCCTTGTTCCTCATCGACCTCCACAAACTTCAGAGGTAGCTCTTTGTCAAGCAGCTCTTCAGCAGTTGTTTTCTAATCAAGGTCAAGCAACAGTTAGTGAAATAGTGAGCAGCTAGTCTAAGGATGGAGCAGCCAAAACTCAACCATAGTATATCAGGATCAAATTGGTAAAAGACAGCTCATGCAGCAACAAAACCATAGGATATAACAATGTTTTGTAATAGGAGTATAGGACTGTGAACCAACCGATGACACTTGTGAAAATGGAACAAATGCCTTAAGGCCCTCCACAAGAGCCACCACACCTCCTTTGTTACCACCAATTACCTGCAGGGCAACATTGCAATCTGAGCACACGAATAAAGCTGCCTAGACTAAATCAGTGCTGCAATTTcaccccaaaaaataaaaaaacagtacCACAGTATCTAAGGGGGCATGAGTCATGCATATCAAAGTAACAACATACATACATGTGGGCCGGACAAAGGATAACGGAACTTGCAGAAACAACAACAGAAATCAGGAAagctgttgacaaaagctatccattgACATGCTTTCATAAAATGACTGGTCTAAACTTCATAAATTCATTAGCAGTCACACATGAACAAACTAGCAAAATCATTACAATCCAATGAAcagatgataactacttgataagaAAGCCATCCTAAGTTAACAGCAGCATGAACATTGGGATTATTAACCGAGGTCATATACAAAGTAAATCTACACCATAAAGACCCACTGAACTGACATTCATTTTCTAAGGAACACTGGCTGCTGTTGCCAGGCAGACATTCAAAAAGGCAAAGTCTGATTTAATTAACACAAACAAGGGGCAGGAAGAGGCAATGCTTTCTAAATATTTAGTTTATAATAATTTCTACAGGAGAAGTTATTCAACGGTTAGGGAACAATGGTTATAGCATGGATATAGGTCCTTCTGCAAGTATTTTACTCACTTTACCCGTGATAACAACATCCTCTGCCTGAAGCTGCCTGCACCTTTCCCAAGCAAGGTCTTGCTGAATTGATTGTAAGCTCAGAATCAAAGTTTCATCATTTGGGTTCTCATCAATTATCATGAACTGCTCCACTAAACCCGGCCGGATGCCTGCCTCCTCTATATGGTCAATATCGAGAAGGCATGCCTCATCTATAGGCAAGAAAGCAGTAGCCTTTGATTGGATGTCAATAAATGCACCATTTGAAGTGGTCATGAATACTGTCCCTTTAATCTGTAGTCATCACAAGCATGCAAGATATTTTTTAGATGTCAGGAACAGTGTGATACAAAATTTATCAAGCTAATTAAGAAATCTTATACTATCAGCACCAGCGTGCCCAAAACGTAGTGTGTTGCACAAATAGCAGAGGAGTACCACATGTAAAAAAAGGAGATAATAATAGAATTGTTGGCACTAAACTAAAAATAGTAATGGAGAGCTGCAAATCCAGCAGATCTTCCACCCCTCGCCATTGGTGTGTACAATGCTAATATTAAACTGGTCGCTTGCGCGTATTTAGCACCTTTTTAAATCAAAGGCGTGATTTCAGGTGCGTTCGAGAAAAAAAATCCAGCAGCTATGCAACTGCATTTTGTGTCCATGTGCATGTGCCACACAACAATATGCAAAGCAGACTGTTCACTGTAATACAGTAATTTAATAATTCGCTGGATCTGCTTAATTCAATATCACAGACCTAGTTGGAGGGGACTTAATTTAGAAAAACACGCAGCAATCAGTCAGTTGCTGAAAGTATTGTGTCAGACCAGAAATAACCGAATTGGCTAATCTTTAAGTTGCTCCAAGGTCCCACAACTCAGGAATTTCAATTATATTTCCATTTGATGTAAGAATATAGCtttattactccctctgtcccataatgtgtcactcaaaaaacgtcttacattatgggacgaggGGGTACTTTCCTTCAGAAAGCATTGAACAAACAGTAATGGTGCTGTCGTTCTAGATTACAGAGTAGTACCACTcgcccctcaaaaaacaaaaacgatAAGGAAATAGGAAACTAATACGGCAAACCCATTCTAGTTCACTTGAACATTCTATTCGAACCTACGGGCATAACATTTTACAGGAACATGAGAAACATAGCACAGTCAAAGTTAGtacaaaatgaaaatctgaaaaaccACAAGCAGTAAGAAATATGACACGTCTTCAGTACTAAATAAACTTATGAGCGATCTAAAGCCAATTAAACGAAAATCTATAAGCAACTATAAGCAATACAGGTGACGTACTATCCCAGTCCCCTACTAGCGATACGCAGTTGAGCACCCATTGCTATCTGTTCCACATGAAACGAGCGAGCAGGAACAAGAAGAGGGGGGGATTACGAGTGAGCCAATGTCAGTGTCGATGTCGGTGGTCTCGACGGCGGATTCGAGGTCCTCGGGGGAGAAGGTGATGCCCTCCATGGGCGCAGTGCGGCAGCGCTCGGAGGCCTCGTCGAACAGCGTGCGCATCCGCTCCCGCTCCTTCTCATCCTTGCTCAGCACGTACGTCCCGCAGACCAGCGCGGACGGCCGCATAGGCGCCCCGGGGCGGCGCGACGCGCCGGAGAGTGGTGGGCACGCGAGCCCCGCGACGTGCTGGACCAAGGACGCCATTCTCTTCTGCCTCTGCTGGGAATGAGGAACGGGCAGAGAGGAGGGGGCGTGGCTGTGTTATCCGGTGGCCGTGGGATTTGAGGATAGGAGATGATTGGTTTTTGGGCCAGGCCGCTAGACTGGGCTACACCTGGGTTCTTCCTCCCGTCGGTGCGTGTAAAAAAAAGGCCGTTTTgtttattatctatatatatatatatacactagcaaaAGAGTCCCttcttctcaaaaaaaaaagcaAAAGAGTCCGTGAGttgcaacagaagaaaaaaataccaTAAGTCCCTAACTCGGTAATCATGACTGAAGACCTCAATAGGTCCACGTCCTTTATTTCAACATGACATTCCATTTGTGTTGCCGATTATCCTCCTTCCCACCATCGCCGATGATGGCTTCAGTGCTCACACAACCATAATGCGTTTGAATATGCTTAATCCAAAGGTGTCTCTCTCTCGGCACAATATGAGCAATTTGTTTTTGTTGTGAGATATTTTTAGATATTTTTGTGATATTTTGATGAGGCATGAAGGCATTGTTACTATTGGTTTCTTTCGTCTTTAATATGGTTTTGTTCAGGTGTTCGTTTGCAATCCAAATGAATACCGGTACAAAAAAAAGGACGGATCGTTCTATTGATTAAGATTGCACCCTAAGTAggattttaaaaaatatttaacgGGTAAAATAACGTCATATTTAGATTCTGCATATTTTTCTAAtcgaatttcatatataacatgttaaagttGGAGTTAGGGTTTGAAAGATATGTATATTTAAAAACATTTGTTTTAGATGGACTTTGGGTTGGTTTACAAAAATATCAGGGGGTTTCTCTTTAATTCATGTCACTATGTACTACGGGTTAATTATCAGAGAGAGCAAGGGGTTTTCTATGAAACTACAATAACGATCCATTTCCCTAACTTAAAGGTGGACTACGGGGTAATTACCATAAAATGCAAGGGGTTTTCTACAAAatgcaaaaaaaacattttgttttcTCTACTTAAGTTGGATTGCAGATTAATTAATATCAAAAACTGGTTTGTTTGTAAAAGGGACGATGGATGTGCAGAAGCAATAGTCCCTTTATTgtctactagcaaaagagcccgtgcgttgcaacgggagagaaaacataacacacactcttaactcaacaaccatcactcaagaccacaattggtccatcttctttatttttgtgaggcatcatatttgtgttgccgcttatcctccttctcaccctcgccggcgatggcctcggtgttcacacaaaacaacaaaaaaacgtgtgttgaatatggttaatcatataggcgtctctctctccttctctcctccctctccctctctctctctcgctcgctttctctcactctcgcgatgagaaa
This window encodes:
- the LOC119290648 gene encoding 30S ribosomal protein S1, chloroplastic-like, translating into MASLVQHVAGLACPPLSGASRRPGAPMRPSALVCGTYVLSKDEKERERMRTLFDEASERCRTAPMEGITFSPEDLESAVETTDIDTDIGSLIKGTVFMTTSNGAFIDIQSKATAFLPIDEACLLDIDHIEEAGIRPGLVEQFMIIDENPNDETLILSLQSIQQDLAWERCRQLQAEDVVITGKVIGGNKGGVVALVEGLKAFVPFSQVSSKTTAEELLDKELPLKFVEVDEEQGRLVLSNRKAMADSQAQLGIGSVVLGTVESLKPYGAFIDIGGINGLLHVSQISHDRVADISTVLQPGDTLKVMILSHDRERGRVSLSTKKLEPTPGDMIRNPKLVFEKADEMAQIFRQRIAQAEAMARADMLRFQPESGLSLSSEGILGPLSSDTAEEEGLPTDE